The following are encoded together in the Lactuca sativa cultivar Salinas chromosome 1, Lsat_Salinas_v11, whole genome shotgun sequence genome:
- the LOC128127921 gene encoding uncharacterized protein LOC128127921, which yields MEFLKSFDSDDNVEFVETFFNVVQHVHVEESLNAARTRAVVNRDRQAAHDLLVRDYFADNCLYNDDSFERRFRLNKAIFLRISNALESRYDFFKQKPDARGRMGFSSIQKCAAALRYLGYDIAFDASNEYLKVSERTTVECVDWFSACVYEVFHEEYLRKPTQRDIERLYSAHEERHGFPGMLGSLDCTHVAWEKCPTAWRGQFTRGDIGEPTIILEAVASQDLWI from the coding sequence ATggaatttttaaaaagttttgacTCAGATGACAACGTAGAATTCGTCGAGACATTCTTCAATGTTGTGCAACACGTTCACGTCGAAGAAAGTTTGAATGCAGCGCGTACAAGGGCGGTCGTCAATCGTGATCGCCAAGCCGCACACGACTTATTGGTACGTGATTACTTTGCCGATAATTGTCTTTATAATGACGACTCGTTCGAACGTCGTTTTCGTCTGAATAAGGCTATATTTTTACGTATTAGTAATGCTTTAGAATCTCGTTatgattttttcaaacaaaaacccgACGCTAGAGGAAGAATGGGTTTTAGTAGTATACAAAAATGTGCGGCTGCTCTTAGGTATTTGGGATACGATATAGCATTTGATGCATCTAACGAATACTTGAAAGTATCCGAGAGGACCACAGTTGAATGTGTAGATTGGTTTTCTGCATGTGTTTATGAGGTTTTTCACGAAGAATATTTGCGTAAACCTACTCAACGTGATATTGAGAGATTATATTCGGCTCATGAAGAGAGGCATGGATTTCCTGGTATGCTTGGCAGTCTAGATTGTACGCATGTGGCTTGGGAAAAATGTCCAACTGCATGGCGTGGTCAGTTCACTCGAGGAGATATAGGTGAACCAACTATCATCCTAGAAGCTGTTGCATCTCAAGATTTGTGGATATGA